One genomic segment of Dehalogenimonas alkenigignens includes these proteins:
- a CDS encoding methionine synthase gives MTNTEFNLMPTIIGSMPHRDPAAACRVISRYLTELPAWPQLPRRDWRELMTAQYSEGFPGIDITEDRITARRPEGWDDQLIALYGDYIASEPARYAISSEFAAGFHSFLTAHPAASKGVKGQVVGPVTWGLSVKDELDTPAVYDEVLAEASAKLLCLKTIWQEALLREISPRTVIFIDEPALSSFGSAYLPLSKEIIQALLTELLGSIKGVKGIHCCGNTDWTLLTETSADVISFDAYNYASSLALYPEEVCRFILRGGGIAWGIAPNTDKGIQEESSSSLKDRLEEAMAPFTRQGLEFRQILRHSIITPSCGMAYMSEEGAERLLELMVELTHKMRERYL, from the coding sequence ATGACCAACACCGAATTCAACCTAATGCCTACCATCATCGGAAGCATGCCTCACCGGGACCCGGCGGCGGCTTGCAGGGTCATCTCCCGCTACCTGACGGAATTGCCGGCCTGGCCGCAGCTCCCCCGCCGCGACTGGCGGGAACTGATGACCGCCCAGTATTCGGAAGGCTTCCCGGGTATTGATATTACCGAAGATAGAATCACCGCCCGCAGACCGGAAGGCTGGGACGATCAACTGATCGCGCTGTACGGGGATTATATCGCCTCTGAACCGGCCAGGTACGCCATTAGCTCTGAATTCGCCGCCGGATTTCACTCATTTTTGACTGCCCATCCTGCCGCTTCCAAGGGCGTCAAAGGGCAGGTGGTGGGACCGGTTACCTGGGGCTTATCGGTTAAGGATGAGTTGGACACGCCCGCCGTGTACGATGAAGTCCTGGCGGAAGCATCGGCAAAGCTGCTGTGCTTGAAAACTATTTGGCAAGAAGCTCTGCTGCGGGAAATATCTCCCCGCACCGTGATATTCATTGACGAACCAGCCTTATCTTCGTTTGGCTCGGCCTACCTGCCGCTGTCCAAAGAAATAATTCAGGCCCTCTTGACCGAACTTCTCGGTTCTATCAAGGGAGTCAAGGGCATCCACTGCTGCGGTAATACCGATTGGACTCTGCTGACCGAAACGTCGGCTGATGTCATCAGCTTCGACGCCTACAACTACGCCTCTTCATTAGCCCTCTACCCGGAAGAGGTCTGCCGCTTCATTCTGCGAGGCGGCGGCATCGCCTGGGGCATCGCTCCCAACACCGACAAGGGTATCCAGGAGGAGAGTTCCTCCAGCCTCAAGGACCGGCTGGAGGAGGCTATGGCGCCTTTCACCCGCCAGGGTCTGGAGTTCCGCCAAATCCTGCGCCACAGTATCATCACTCCCAGCTGCGGTATGGCTTATATGAGCGAGGAAGGCGCCGAAAGGCTGCTGGAACTCATGGTTGAGTTGACGCACAAGATGAGGGAGAGATATCTTTAA
- the mtnP gene encoding S-methyl-5'-thioadenosine phosphorylase yields MTDAVKLAVIGGTGLYDIEGLTAKEELDIDTPYGRPSDVIVTGELSGVRVAFLPRHGRGHRIMPTDIPVRANIWALKSLGVEHIIAINSVGSFKKDIAPGHLLIPDQLIDRTSRRVNSFFGDGVVAHIGFAEPFCPNMRQILTGCAREAGAAVHDGGTYVVMEGPAFSTRAESRLHQSWGADVIGMTALPEAKLAREAEICYGIIACSTDYDSWHEEETPVSVDMIISTLKANMEVSKRIIKLAAARLPPSRRCACPDALKNAIVTDPAAIAPDRKEHLKLIIGKYIR; encoded by the coding sequence ATGACCGACGCCGTGAAACTGGCCGTCATCGGCGGCACCGGGCTCTACGACATTGAGGGGCTGACCGCCAAAGAGGAACTCGACATCGATACTCCTTACGGCAGACCTTCCGACGTCATCGTCACCGGCGAGCTGTCCGGCGTCCGCGTCGCCTTCCTGCCTCGTCACGGCCGCGGCCACCGCATCATGCCCACCGACATCCCGGTACGGGCCAACATCTGGGCTTTGAAGAGCCTCGGCGTGGAGCATATCATTGCCATCAATTCGGTCGGCAGCTTCAAGAAAGACATCGCCCCCGGCCATCTGCTCATCCCCGACCAGCTCATCGACCGTACCTCGCGCCGGGTGAATAGCTTTTTCGGCGACGGCGTGGTAGCCCACATCGGCTTTGCCGAGCCCTTCTGCCCGAATATGAGGCAAATCCTGACCGGCTGCGCCCGGGAGGCCGGTGCTGCGGTCCACGACGGCGGCACCTACGTGGTTATGGAGGGGCCGGCCTTCTCCACCCGGGCGGAGTCCCGGCTGCACCAGTCCTGGGGCGCCGATGTCATCGGCATGACCGCCCTGCCGGAAGCCAAGCTCGCCCGCGAGGCCGAGATATGCTACGGCATCATCGCCTGCTCCACCGACTACGACTCCTGGCATGAGGAAGAAACGCCGGTATCCGTCGACATGATCATCTCGACGCTAAAGGCGAACATGGAAGTCAGCAAGCGCATCATCAAACTGGCCGCCGCCCGGCTACCGCCATCCAGGCGCTGCGCCTGCCCCGATGCCCTGAAGAACGCCATCGTCACCGACCCGGCAGCCATCGCCCCTGACCGTAAGGAGCACCTGAAGCTTATCATCGGCAAATACATACGCTGA
- a CDS encoding methyltransferase domain-containing protein, which yields MPDNAARFSSRVADYVKYRPSYPASFLHYLAAEVGFGPESVVADIGAGTGILSKPLAGQVKQVFAVEPNAEMRLAALEYCKNIPNIEIIDGAAEAAGLPDGSVDFITAAQAFHWFRLDEARQEFRRILRPGGKVVLVWNVRGVTAPFGAEYEALVRQHCLEYLGSGGGSGETLPYRLFFKDGCYQHGDFPNDRRLDLETLIGYSLSTSYAPVKGDSAYPRFIQDLVDVFNKYAENGTVLLATTAQSYVGEV from the coding sequence ATGCCGGATAATGCCGCTCGTTTCTCCAGCAGGGTTGCCGACTATGTAAAATACCGGCCCTCGTATCCGGCGTCATTCCTGCATTACCTTGCCGCCGAGGTCGGCTTCGGTCCGGAATCCGTGGTGGCCGATATCGGCGCCGGCACCGGCATCCTGTCTAAGCCCCTTGCCGGGCAGGTGAAGCAAGTTTTCGCCGTTGAGCCGAATGCGGAAATGCGCCTGGCCGCCCTGGAATACTGCAAAAATATCCCGAACATCGAGATTATCGATGGCGCCGCCGAAGCCGCGGGCCTGCCGGACGGCAGCGTCGATTTCATCACCGCCGCCCAGGCCTTTCACTGGTTCCGGCTCGATGAAGCCCGGCAGGAATTCCGCCGCATCCTGCGCCCCGGCGGTAAAGTGGTTCTCGTCTGGAACGTCAGAGGTGTCACCGCCCCTTTCGGCGCGGAGTACGAGGCGCTGGTCAGGCAGCACTGCCTGGAATACCTCGGCTCAGGCGGCGGCTCGGGTGAAACTCTGCCTTACCGGTTATTCTTCAAGGACGGCTGCTACCAGCACGGGGACTTCCCCAATGACCGCCGCCTGGATCTGGAGACCCTTATCGGCTATTCGCTGTCCACTTCTTACGCTCCGGTTAAAGGCGATTCCGCCTACCCCCGGTTCATCCAGGACCTGGTGGATGTCTTCAACAAGTATGCCGAAAACGGTACGGTGCTGCTGGCAACGACGGCGCAGAGCTATGTCGGCGAGGTGTGA
- the mtnA gene encoding S-methyl-5-thioribose-1-phosphate isomerase — MTAIRPVEWLGDRLMIIDQTRLPQHEVYLELADVHQVAEAIRSLKVRGAPAIGVAAAYGIALGAQQIETRDPEKFRREYQSVSAEIAATRPTARNLFMAVERLAAAVGKAGGVIEAKEAVVDEAEKIHSEEIEATRKIAEFGAALVKDGDTILTHCNTGPLATTGRGTALGVIIEAYRQGKRIEVLATETRPLCQGARLTAWELKREKVPFRLITDSMAGHFLKESRADLVVVGADRIARNGDAANKIGTYSIAVLARENGVPFYIAAPSSTFDERIATGAEIVIEERSADEVTHLYGKRTAPEGIEVCNPAFDVTPARYITGFITEQGVTAPPLKI, encoded by the coding sequence ATGACCGCCATCAGACCTGTGGAATGGCTCGGCGACCGGCTGATGATCATCGACCAGACCCGGCTACCGCAGCACGAGGTTTACCTGGAGCTGGCCGACGTCCACCAGGTGGCCGAAGCTATCAGGAGCCTCAAAGTCCGCGGCGCGCCGGCTATCGGCGTGGCCGCCGCCTACGGCATCGCCCTCGGCGCCCAGCAGATCGAGACCCGCGACCCTGAAAAGTTCCGCCGGGAATACCAGTCGGTATCCGCCGAGATCGCGGCGACACGGCCCACCGCCCGCAACCTGTTCATGGCCGTGGAACGCCTGGCGGCGGCGGTCGGCAAAGCCGGCGGCGTCATCGAGGCCAAGGAGGCTGTCGTCGACGAGGCGGAAAAGATCCACTCCGAGGAAATTGAGGCGACCCGGAAAATCGCCGAATTCGGCGCTGCCCTGGTTAAAGACGGCGATACCATCCTGACCCACTGCAACACCGGGCCGCTGGCCACCACCGGCCGCGGCACCGCCCTGGGCGTCATCATCGAGGCCTACCGGCAGGGTAAAAGAATTGAGGTACTGGCAACCGAGACCCGGCCGCTGTGTCAGGGGGCGCGCCTCACCGCCTGGGAGCTGAAGCGGGAGAAGGTGCCCTTCCGCCTGATCACCGACTCCATGGCTGGCCATTTCCTCAAGGAAAGCCGGGCGGACTTGGTTGTTGTTGGCGCCGACCGGATCGCCCGCAACGGCGACGCGGCCAACAAGATCGGCACCTACTCCATCGCCGTACTGGCCAGGGAGAACGGCGTGCCGTTCTATATCGCCGCGCCGTCGTCGACTTTCGACGAGAGGATAGCGACTGGCGCCGAGATCGTCATCGAGGAACGCTCGGCCGACGAGGTCACCCACCTCTACGGCAAGCGCACCGCGCCGGAAGGGATAGAGGTCTGCAACCCCGCCTTCGACGTCACCCCGGCCCGCTACATCACCGGCTTCATCACCGAACAAGGCGTGACCGCTCCGCCGCTAAAAATATAG
- a CDS encoding ferritin-like domain-containing protein yields the protein MTKAKAGPAPENLEVISLLNQVLKLEYTIVIHLPRITAAFHDREIRDKVLHLSSASVKHADEVATAIEKLGGKAEWDFEPFPDDGDLIKMFEMQVAKEDEAHRLHLECARLAPGLTMKEQFRKMAKDEEWHASVARTVLSYLKTSRPPGIQP from the coding sequence ATGACCAAGGCTAAGGCTGGACCCGCGCCGGAGAACCTGGAAGTCATCAGCCTGCTGAACCAGGTACTCAAGCTGGAGTACACCATCGTCATCCATCTACCGCGGATCACCGCCGCCTTTCACGACCGTGAGATCCGGGACAAGGTACTGCACCTCTCCAGCGCCTCGGTAAAACACGCCGATGAAGTTGCCACCGCAATCGAAAAGCTGGGGGGCAAGGCGGAGTGGGACTTCGAACCGTTCCCTGATGACGGCGACCTGATTAAGATGTTCGAAATGCAGGTCGCCAAAGAGGATGAAGCACACCGCCTTCACCTGGAGTGCGCCCGGTTGGCGCCGGGCCTGACCATGAAAGAGCAATTCCGTAAAATGGCCAAGGATGAGGAATGGCACGCCTCGGTTGCCCGCACCGTGCTCAGCTATTTGAAAACCAGCAGACCGCCAGGCATCCAGCCGTAA